From Schaalia sp. ZJ405, one genomic window encodes:
- the dnaE gene encoding DNA polymerase III subunit alpha, giving the protein MASDSFVHLHNHSEYSMLDGAAKTKDMAAEAARLGQPAIGLTDHGYLFGAYDFYSACKSAGIKPIIGLEAYVTPGTSRFDRQKVTWGEPWQRSDDVSAGGSYNHLTLIAYNTQGMHNLFRLGSYASTDGQFGKWPRADKELLSQFHEGLIVFTGCPSGAVQTRIRLGQWDEAVREAAELRDIFGPENFYVEIMDHGIEFERRTQKQLLELAKLMDAPLVATNDAHYVKKEDRKIQDALLCINSGSRISDPDRFKFDGDGYYIRPSEEMRDLWKELPQACDATLEIAERCDVHFTTTAEGANYMPDFPVPQGEDKTSWFLKEVERGLNDRFPQGIPDDVRKQAQYEEDVIIKMGFPGYFLTVADYINWAKDQGIRVGPGRGSGAGSMVAYAMKITELNPLEHGLIFERFLNPERISMPDFDVDFDERRRDEVIAYVKRKYGEDRISQVVTYGTIKTKQALKDSARILGKDFKVGEQLTKALPPSVMGKDISVHGIFDSKDKRYGEAAEFRKFYDENPDTHEVVEYALGLEGLTRQWGVHACAVIMSSHTITDIIPVMKRPQDGAIITQFDYPTCETLGLLKMDFLGLRNLTVVSDALENIALNGKTEPDLEHLEFTDPKTYDLLSRGDTLGVFQLDGGGMRDLLKLMRPDNFEDISAVGALYRPGPMGANSHTNYALRKNGRQEITPIHPELAEPLEEILGTTYGLIVYQEQVMQIAQKLAGYTLGQADILRKAMGKKKKEVLDQQFVGFRQGMLDNGYSEESIKALWDVVVPFSAYAFNKAHSAAYGLVSYWTAFLKANYPTEYMAALLTSTKDNKDRRALYLAECRHMNITVLQPDVNASMGNFAPDGESIRFGMNAIQNVGANVVEAIVSARAEKGKFASFQDFLDKVPQVVCNKRTIQSLIRAGAFDSMGHTRRALLARCDEAVDAIIDVKRNEAIGQFDLFAALGADESDGGGHSLAIDIPEIPEFERRDKLAQEREMLGLYVSDHPLRGVEGALARFQDYEIAQVVGSEDSMADRVVKIAGLISGVQTKVTKQGNAWAIATIEDLSGSVEVLFFPRSYDTIQSYLQQDIIVQIEGKVNVREDGMAIYGQSMTLLDLSDGADQPLDLQIASSRCTPELLTELRGVLEAFPGGSPVRLHLREPGRTTIVELDPKLRVSQESAFFSHIKAVVGLDGVLSPN; this is encoded by the coding sequence ATGGCGTCAGACTCTTTCGTTCACCTCCACAACCACTCCGAGTACTCGATGCTGGACGGAGCGGCAAAAACGAAAGACATGGCTGCCGAAGCAGCCAGGCTTGGGCAGCCGGCGATTGGTTTGACCGATCACGGGTACCTTTTCGGTGCCTATGATTTTTACTCCGCGTGCAAGTCCGCAGGGATCAAACCGATCATCGGCCTTGAAGCCTATGTGACACCGGGGACCTCGCGATTTGACCGACAGAAAGTCACGTGGGGAGAGCCGTGGCAACGCAGCGACGACGTGTCGGCAGGCGGTTCCTACAATCACCTGACCCTCATCGCCTACAACACGCAGGGGATGCATAACCTCTTCAGGCTTGGTTCCTACGCGTCGACGGACGGTCAGTTCGGTAAGTGGCCGCGCGCAGATAAAGAACTCCTCAGCCAATTCCACGAAGGGCTGATTGTTTTCACGGGGTGTCCATCCGGTGCCGTGCAGACCCGTATTCGTCTGGGGCAGTGGGACGAGGCCGTGCGCGAAGCAGCGGAACTGCGCGACATTTTCGGCCCGGAGAATTTCTACGTGGAAATCATGGACCACGGTATCGAGTTTGAGCGGCGCACCCAGAAACAGCTCCTTGAACTTGCCAAGCTCATGGACGCTCCGCTTGTGGCAACGAATGACGCCCACTACGTCAAGAAAGAGGATCGGAAGATCCAGGATGCGCTGCTGTGCATTAACTCCGGGTCACGAATCTCCGATCCCGACCGCTTCAAGTTTGACGGAGACGGCTACTACATTCGCCCAAGCGAAGAGATGCGCGACCTGTGGAAGGAACTTCCGCAGGCGTGTGATGCGACCCTTGAGATCGCTGAACGCTGCGACGTTCACTTCACAACGACGGCTGAGGGCGCCAACTACATGCCCGACTTCCCGGTTCCTCAAGGTGAAGACAAGACCTCGTGGTTCCTCAAGGAAGTTGAACGCGGACTCAATGACCGATTCCCCCAGGGAATCCCCGATGACGTGCGCAAACAGGCGCAGTACGAGGAAGACGTCATCATTAAAATGGGTTTCCCCGGGTACTTCCTCACCGTTGCCGATTACATCAACTGGGCAAAAGACCAGGGGATCCGCGTGGGACCGGGACGTGGTTCGGGTGCCGGGTCGATGGTTGCCTACGCGATGAAAATTACCGAACTCAATCCGCTTGAACACGGACTGATTTTCGAGCGATTCCTCAACCCGGAACGCATCTCAATGCCCGACTTCGATGTTGACTTCGACGAGCGCAGGCGAGATGAGGTCATCGCCTACGTCAAACGCAAGTACGGGGAAGACCGCATCAGCCAGGTCGTCACCTACGGAACGATTAAAACAAAGCAGGCCCTGAAGGATTCCGCTCGAATCCTCGGGAAGGACTTCAAGGTTGGAGAGCAGCTGACGAAAGCTCTCCCGCCCTCGGTCATGGGCAAAGACATTAGCGTCCACGGCATCTTCGACTCGAAGGATAAGCGCTACGGGGAGGCCGCGGAATTTAGGAAATTCTACGACGAGAACCCTGACACGCATGAGGTTGTTGAATACGCCCTCGGCCTTGAGGGACTGACCCGCCAGTGGGGTGTCCACGCGTGCGCGGTCATCATGAGTTCTCACACGATCACCGACATTATTCCCGTGATGAAGCGTCCACAGGACGGCGCGATTATCACCCAATTCGACTATCCGACGTGCGAGACCCTCGGCTTGTTGAAAATGGACTTCCTGGGTTTGCGTAACCTCACGGTTGTTTCGGATGCGCTGGAAAATATCGCGCTCAACGGCAAGACTGAACCCGACCTCGAACACTTGGAGTTCACTGACCCGAAAACCTATGATCTCCTGTCACGTGGCGACACCCTCGGTGTTTTCCAGCTTGATGGCGGCGGAATGCGTGATCTGCTCAAATTGATGCGCCCCGATAACTTCGAGGATATTTCCGCTGTGGGCGCGCTCTACCGCCCCGGCCCGATGGGGGCAAACTCGCACACGAACTACGCGCTGCGCAAAAACGGACGCCAAGAGATCACCCCGATTCACCCCGAACTTGCTGAACCTCTTGAGGAAATTCTCGGGACCACCTACGGCCTCATTGTCTACCAGGAACAGGTCATGCAGATCGCGCAGAAACTTGCGGGATACACGCTTGGTCAGGCAGATATTCTGCGTAAGGCAATGGGGAAGAAAAAGAAAGAAGTCCTTGATCAGCAGTTCGTTGGTTTCCGTCAGGGAATGCTGGACAACGGCTACTCCGAGGAATCCATTAAGGCCCTGTGGGACGTTGTTGTTCCCTTCTCTGCGTACGCTTTCAACAAAGCACATTCGGCGGCCTACGGTCTCGTGTCGTATTGGACGGCGTTCCTTAAGGCGAACTATCCGACGGAATACATGGCGGCCCTGCTGACCTCCACGAAAGACAATAAAGACCGACGCGCTCTCTACCTGGCCGAATGTCGCCACATGAACATCACAGTCTTGCAGCCCGACGTCAACGCCTCGATGGGGAACTTCGCACCAGATGGTGAGTCGATTCGTTTCGGAATGAACGCCATTCAGAATGTCGGGGCAAATGTTGTTGAGGCCATCGTCTCGGCACGCGCGGAAAAGGGAAAGTTCGCGAGCTTCCAGGATTTCCTTGACAAAGTCCCCCAGGTTGTGTGTAACAAGCGAACAATCCAGTCCCTGATCCGCGCGGGCGCTTTTGATTCGATGGGACACACACGCCGGGCGCTGCTGGCGCGCTGTGACGAGGCAGTGGACGCAATTATCGACGTCAAACGCAACGAGGCAATCGGCCAATTCGACCTTTTTGCCGCGCTCGGCGCAGACGAGTCCGACGGTGGCGGTCACTCACTTGCCATTGACATCCCGGAGATCCCTGAGTTTGAGCGCCGCGACAAACTTGCCCAAGAACGGGAAATGCTTGGCCTGTATGTGTCGGACCATCCGTTGCGAGGTGTTGAGGGGGCGCTTGCGCGCTTCCAGGATTACGAGATTGCCCAGGTTGTTGGCTCGGAAGACTCAATGGCGGACCGGGTCGTCAAGATCGCCGGCCTCATTTCTGGTGTTCAGACGAAGGTCACGAAGCAAGGAAACGCATGGGCAATCGCAACGATTGAGGACCTGTCGGGTTCCGTGGAGGTTCTCTTCTTCCCCCGTTCCTACGACACCATCCAGTCCTATCTGCAACAGGACATCATCGTTCAGATTGAAGGCAAAGTGAACGTCCGCGAGGACGGCATGGCGATCTACGGTCAGTCGATGACTCTCCTCGACCTTAGTGACGGTGCCGATCAGCCGCTGGATCTCCAGATCGCGTCCTCGCGGTGCACACCGGAGCTTCTGACGGAGCTTCGCGGTGTCCTCGAAGCGTTCCCCGGTGGTTCACCGGTCCGCCTTCATTTGCGTGAGCCAGGCCGTACAACCATTGTTGAGTTGGATCCCAAGCTCCGCGTGTCCCAAGAATCCGCGTTCTTCTCGCATATCAAGGCCGTCGTTGGTCTCGATGGGGTTCTCTCACCCAACTAG
- a CDS encoding RNA-binding S4 domain-containing protein, whose translation MTDAPVIPVRGDIKLGQFLKLAGLAEDGVMARELIQDGDVTINGQVDTRRGHTLSPGDLVEVFSPHGPQAARVGPSQEPPRPRQS comes from the coding sequence ATGACTGACGCCCCCGTGATCCCCGTACGCGGCGACATTAAGCTCGGCCAGTTCCTCAAGCTCGCCGGCCTCGCCGAAGACGGCGTGATGGCGCGCGAACTCATTCAGGATGGGGATGTGACGATCAATGGCCAAGTCGACACGCGACGCGGACACACCCTCTCCCCCGGTGATCTCGTCGAGGTGTTCTCTCCTCACGGCCCTCAGGCAGCGCGGGTTGGGCCGTCTCAAGAGCCACCTCGTCCTCGTCAATCCTGA
- the hisD gene encoding histidinol dehydrogenase, producing the protein MKRMDLRGCTLSVAQLREDLPRAALDTAKAAEVVAPLVDRVKTQGAPVLYELAERFDHVRPQHLRVPHEAIEDALAHLDPKVRHALEVSIHHNRQGHTQQLPEPAQVDIVPGGTVTQRWLPVGRVGLYVPGGLAVYPSSVVMNVVCAQVAGVESIALASPPQKEFGGLPHPTILAACALLGVDEVWAIGGAQAIAAFAFGVEDGSDILEPVDVVTGPGNIYVAAAKRLVQGTVGIDAEAGTTEIAILADASATPAFVAADLISQAEHDPAAASVLVTDCVDLADAVEALIPSQAEATMHTERILRALSGPQSGIVLVDDIDQGITVVNAYAAEHLEIHTRDARAVSDRVRNAGAIFVGSYTPVPLGDYLAGSNHVLPTGGTARFASGLNVTQYLRSQQVVEYSESALAGLAGDLNTLATAEDLPAHGAAALLRQGLGSAAGGGRTEAVTGTDTDALNGVGGAEQGRATHE; encoded by the coding sequence ATGAAACGCATGGATCTTCGAGGCTGCACACTGTCCGTCGCTCAGCTGCGTGAGGATCTTCCCCGCGCCGCCCTCGACACGGCGAAAGCCGCTGAGGTCGTTGCGCCGCTGGTTGATCGCGTGAAAACTCAGGGCGCTCCCGTGCTGTATGAACTTGCTGAGCGCTTCGACCACGTGCGTCCCCAGCATCTGCGTGTTCCACATGAGGCCATCGAGGATGCGCTTGCCCATCTTGACCCCAAAGTACGCCACGCCCTTGAAGTGTCGATTCATCACAATCGGCAAGGGCACACCCAGCAGCTACCTGAACCGGCCCAGGTTGATATTGTCCCCGGGGGAACGGTCACTCAGCGGTGGCTGCCCGTTGGGCGAGTTGGCCTCTACGTTCCAGGGGGACTGGCGGTTTACCCGTCGTCTGTTGTCATGAACGTCGTGTGTGCGCAGGTTGCCGGTGTTGAGTCAATTGCTCTTGCTTCCCCTCCGCAGAAAGAATTCGGTGGTCTTCCCCACCCAACGATCCTCGCGGCATGTGCCTTGCTCGGTGTTGATGAGGTGTGGGCAATCGGGGGAGCCCAAGCGATCGCAGCCTTTGCCTTTGGGGTCGAGGACGGCTCAGACATTCTTGAACCCGTTGACGTTGTCACGGGCCCAGGAAATATCTACGTGGCCGCTGCGAAACGCCTCGTCCAAGGCACCGTGGGTATTGACGCGGAAGCCGGGACAACGGAAATCGCGATTCTCGCCGATGCCAGCGCCACCCCCGCTTTCGTTGCCGCCGACCTGATTTCCCAGGCCGAACACGATCCAGCCGCCGCGTCCGTCCTCGTCACCGACTGCGTTGATCTTGCCGACGCTGTCGAGGCACTCATTCCCAGCCAAGCTGAGGCCACGATGCACACGGAGCGGATTCTTCGCGCACTGTCGGGTCCGCAGTCAGGAATTGTCCTGGTCGATGATATTGACCAGGGGATCACCGTTGTCAATGCCTATGCCGCTGAACACCTGGAAATCCATACGCGCGACGCACGGGCGGTCAGTGACAGGGTGCGCAACGCTGGGGCAATTTTCGTTGGGTCGTACACGCCAGTTCCACTGGGTGACTACCTTGCTGGGTCCAATCATGTTCTCCCCACCGGGGGAACCGCACGTTTTGCCTCGGGGTTGAATGTCACGCAGTATCTGCGTTCCCAGCAGGTTGTTGAATATTCCGAATCTGCGCTTGCGGGACTTGCGGGGGACCTCAATACCTTGGCCACCGCTGAAGACTTACCAGCTCACGGTGCGGCTGCCCTCCTTCGCCAGGGCTTAGGTAGCGCCGCCGGTGGTGGGCGAACTGAGGCGGTGACCGGCACAGATACCGACGCCCTCAACGGTGTCGGCGGCGCAGAGCAGGGGAGAGCCACCCATGAGTGA
- a CDS encoding histidinol-phosphate transaminase, protein MSEDIIYPVREDLAGLQPYGAPQLEVPIRLNVNENPYAPSQAIIDDIASSVAQAAATLNRYPDRDFPQLRASLADYLATESHVRVSPENIWAANGSNEVMTQILQAFGGPGRTVVSFAPTYSMYHEYARDTNTRWVQGQRDPDFHLDIAAVEETLRRERPSVLLLASPNNPTGTALPVDDQKRILDIAATTGPQINGRATSTIVVIDEAYGEFRRAGVPSALELLDTHPHLVVSRTMSKAFAMAGLRLGYMAAARAIIDAIMLVRLPYHLSDVTQATALAALRHSAELLGYVDSLREERDCLVSWLRENGFDAIDSDSNFVLFGQFADRDAIFHALLTHGVLIRVVGPNGWLRVSVGTPQETDAFKQALKEVTA, encoded by the coding sequence ATGAGTGAGGACATCATCTACCCGGTCCGAGAGGACCTCGCGGGGCTGCAACCCTACGGCGCACCCCAACTTGAGGTACCTATTCGCCTCAACGTCAACGAAAACCCTTACGCGCCCTCGCAGGCGATTATTGACGATATCGCCAGCTCTGTTGCCCAGGCGGCTGCAACGCTCAACCGCTATCCGGATCGTGACTTCCCTCAGCTGCGTGCCAGCCTCGCCGACTACCTGGCAACAGAGTCACACGTGCGTGTGTCTCCGGAGAACATCTGGGCGGCCAACGGATCCAATGAGGTGATGACTCAGATCCTCCAAGCATTTGGTGGACCCGGGCGTACCGTTGTGTCATTCGCCCCCACGTATTCGATGTATCACGAATATGCGCGCGATACGAACACGCGGTGGGTTCAAGGGCAGCGCGACCCCGACTTTCACCTGGATATCGCTGCCGTTGAAGAGACGCTCAGGCGTGAACGCCCCTCAGTTCTCCTCCTGGCCAGCCCAAATAACCCGACGGGTACGGCCTTGCCGGTTGACGATCAGAAACGGATCCTCGACATTGCGGCAACAACCGGTCCGCAGATCAATGGTCGCGCAACCTCAACGATCGTCGTCATTGACGAGGCATACGGGGAGTTCCGTCGCGCCGGAGTGCCCTCCGCTCTTGAGCTGTTAGACACTCACCCCCATCTGGTTGTGTCCCGCACAATGTCGAAAGCCTTCGCTATGGCCGGTCTTCGGTTGGGGTATATGGCGGCGGCGCGCGCAATCATTGACGCCATCATGCTGGTTCGCCTTCCCTACCACCTGTCGGATGTCACGCAGGCAACAGCGCTGGCAGCCCTCAGGCACAGCGCGGAGCTCCTGGGATACGTTGATTCACTGCGTGAAGAACGCGACTGCCTCGTGTCCTGGCTGCGTGAGAATGGATTCGACGCCATCGATTCGGATTCTAACTTTGTGCTCTTCGGGCAATTTGCAGATCGGGACGCGATCTTCCATGCTTTGCTTACACACGGAGTCCTCATCCGCGTTGTCGGCCCTAACGGGTGGCTTCGCGTGAGTGTGGGGACACCCCAGGAAACCGACGCCTTCAAGCAGGCACTCAAGGAGGTCACCGCATGA
- the hisB gene encoding imidazoleglycerol-phosphate dehydratase HisB: MSIETPRIAVVDRTTSESSIHVEMNLDGTGRTDISTTVPFYDHMLTALGKHSLMDLTVRATGDTHIDVHHTVEDTAICLGLALKDALGTKAGIRRFADATVPLDEALARAVVDLAGRPYIVHEGEPAGQEYHLIGGHFTGSMTRHILESFTLNSGICLHMTLLAGRDPHHIVEAQFKALARALRFAVEPDPRVEGIPSTKGAL; the protein is encoded by the coding sequence ATGAGCATCGAGACTCCGCGGATCGCGGTCGTTGATCGGACAACATCTGAGTCGTCGATTCACGTGGAAATGAACCTTGACGGAACGGGACGCACGGACATTTCAACAACCGTCCCGTTTTACGACCACATGCTCACAGCCCTGGGGAAGCATTCGCTGATGGACCTGACGGTTCGAGCGACCGGGGATACGCATATCGACGTTCACCACACGGTTGAAGACACCGCGATTTGCTTGGGACTTGCCCTCAAAGACGCGCTGGGAACCAAAGCGGGAATCCGCCGTTTCGCCGATGCGACCGTTCCTCTTGACGAAGCCCTCGCCCGCGCAGTCGTTGACCTTGCTGGACGCCCCTACATTGTTCACGAGGGCGAACCTGCTGGCCAGGAATACCACCTCATCGGAGGGCATTTCACGGGGTCAATGACCCGGCATATTCTCGAATCCTTCACGTTGAATTCCGGAATCTGCCTGCACATGACTCTCCTGGCTGGTCGCGACCCTCACCACATTGTCGAAGCCCAGTTCAAGGCCCTTGCCCGCGCCCTACGCTTCGCAGTTGAGCCGGATCCACGGGTGGAGGGGATCCCCTCCACCAAGGGAGCACTGTGA
- the hisH gene encoding imidazole glycerol phosphate synthase subunit HisH: protein MVSPRVVVLDYGSGNVRSACRALEKVGADVELTAEQDAVLNADGLLVPGVGAFGAVMEQLTAMRAPFLIDQRLAGGRAVMGVCVGLQVMFERSAEKGEHEGLGQWPGTVDRLDAPVIPHMGWSPVDAAPGSELFDGVEDERFYFVHSYAALTDPGEGWDAGPLPAPKASWATHGNSRFIAAVENGALRGTQFHPEKSGDAGLHLLENWLQTL from the coding sequence GTGGTTTCTCCCCGAGTTGTTGTTCTCGATTACGGTTCCGGGAATGTCCGGTCGGCATGTCGTGCACTTGAAAAAGTGGGAGCGGACGTTGAGTTGACAGCCGAGCAAGACGCTGTTCTGAACGCCGACGGCTTGCTTGTCCCCGGGGTTGGGGCTTTTGGTGCCGTGATGGAGCAGCTCACCGCGATGCGGGCCCCTTTTCTCATTGATCAACGCCTCGCGGGAGGGCGCGCGGTGATGGGGGTGTGCGTGGGTCTTCAGGTGATGTTTGAGCGGTCTGCGGAAAAAGGGGAACACGAGGGGCTTGGTCAGTGGCCGGGCACCGTCGATCGCCTCGATGCACCTGTGATTCCACACATGGGGTGGAGTCCGGTTGACGCGGCCCCAGGATCTGAGCTATTCGACGGAGTCGAGGACGAGCGCTTCTACTTCGTTCACTCCTATGCGGCGCTTACTGATCCGGGGGAGGGATGGGATGCGGGCCCTCTTCCTGCGCCGAAGGCTTCGTGGGCCACCCACGGAAACAGTCGTTTCATTGCTGCGGTGGAAAACGGGGCGCTGCGGGGCACTCAATTCCACCCGGAGAAATCAGGTGATGCGGGCCTTCACCTGCTGGAAAATTGGTTGCAGACTCTGTGA
- the priA gene encoding bifunctional 1-(5-phosphoribosyl)-5-((5-phosphoribosylamino)methylideneamino)imidazole-4-carboxamide isomerase/phosphoribosylanthranilate isomerase PriA encodes MTQSLTLLPAVDVVDGKAVRLRQGAAGTETDYGHPMDAARSFVDAGATWLHLVDLDAAFGRGSNAPLLADITRELPIHVELSGGIRDDESLARALDAGARRVNLGTAALEDPQWTERVIGEFGDRIAVGLDVRGETLSARGWTREGGNLWEAIDRLNHAGCVRYVVTDVARDGMLSGPNVELLRRVCAATDAAVVASGGVSSLADIAVLRELVDIGVEGAIVGKALYSGQFTLEEALAVARGTSEGPRLGGNQ; translated from the coding sequence ATGACTCAGTCACTGACGTTGCTGCCGGCAGTTGATGTCGTTGACGGCAAGGCGGTACGCCTGAGGCAGGGTGCAGCCGGTACGGAAACCGACTACGGTCATCCGATGGATGCCGCTCGATCATTTGTTGATGCGGGTGCAACCTGGCTTCACCTCGTCGACCTTGACGCCGCTTTTGGACGCGGATCAAATGCTCCACTCTTAGCAGATATCACGCGGGAACTACCGATTCACGTTGAGCTCTCTGGCGGTATCCGCGATGACGAATCTCTTGCCAGGGCCCTCGATGCGGGTGCTCGCCGCGTCAACCTGGGAACCGCCGCGCTGGAAGATCCTCAGTGGACAGAACGTGTCATCGGCGAGTTCGGGGACCGTATCGCCGTTGGCTTGGATGTACGCGGGGAAACCCTCTCTGCTCGCGGATGGACGCGAGAGGGCGGCAACCTGTGGGAAGCGATTGACCGTCTCAATCACGCCGGCTGTGTTCGCTACGTCGTCACCGATGTGGCGCGAGATGGCATGCTCTCAGGTCCAAACGTTGAGCTTCTGCGTCGAGTATGCGCAGCGACCGACGCGGCTGTCGTTGCATCCGGAGGAGTGTCCTCACTGGCGGATATTGCGGTACTGCGGGAACTCGTTGACATCGGTGTTGAAGGCGCGATCGTGGGCAAAGCCCTCTACTCCGGGCAATTCACCCTTGAGGAAGCGCTCGCCGTTGCACGTGGCACGTCTGAGGGGCCGCGCTTGGGAGGCAACCAGTGA
- a CDS encoding SseB family protein, producing MSEVCSSNGGQGNTAEPLGGGARDNHGAHSGNVAGNARSAPMLSEDQRARLAGRLAMSPRDRGDAGQLLPRTREALTIPVEADCGASRVEALVHALESERLIIPILVEEDPRITGVHAGDPRESAPGDFVRVETDGGPALAAYSSARTLAADRPGARPTSCSARTLALTALVETRGRFLVDPGGASVLVPRPATAALAQGDRWLPAWKDPELLSELRERVGIGDEAESATRPIGVVDVKLAYAGEGKVRVLIACDPHVRLTRTMGEVRDGVSEAIEAIGRSPRLVAATDHVEYVPTWA from the coding sequence GTGAGCGAGGTCTGCTCCTCGAATGGGGGACAGGGTAACACTGCGGAACCTCTCGGTGGTGGCGCGCGGGACAACCACGGTGCTCACAGCGGGAACGTCGCAGGCAACGCCCGCAGTGCTCCGATGCTGAGCGAGGACCAGCGGGCACGCCTGGCCGGACGCCTCGCGATGTCTCCACGAGACCGAGGTGATGCGGGGCAGCTTCTTCCCCGCACCCGCGAGGCGCTGACCATTCCCGTTGAAGCTGATTGCGGTGCATCCCGTGTGGAAGCACTCGTGCATGCTCTTGAATCGGAGCGCCTGATCATTCCGATTCTCGTGGAAGAGGACCCGCGGATCACCGGTGTGCACGCTGGTGACCCTAGGGAAAGTGCGCCAGGAGATTTTGTGCGCGTCGAAACCGACGGCGGCCCGGCCCTGGCGGCCTATTCCTCGGCTCGGACGCTCGCGGCGGATCGGCCCGGTGCTCGTCCCACGTCGTGCAGTGCCCGCACGCTCGCACTCACCGCTCTCGTGGAAACCCGCGGACGCTTCCTCGTTGATCCCGGTGGCGCGTCCGTCCTCGTTCCTCGGCCTGCAACCGCTGCGCTTGCCCAGGGGGACCGGTGGCTTCCGGCATGGAAAGATCCCGAGCTCCTGAGTGAATTGCGTGAGCGCGTGGGAATCGGCGACGAGGCTGAGTCGGCGACGAGGCCGATCGGAGTTGTTGATGTGAAGCTGGCGTACGCAGGTGAAGGGAAAGTACGTGTTCTCATTGCCTGTGATCCACATGTGCGTCTAACGCGCACAATGGGCGAGGTACGCGATGGCGTGTCTGAGGCGATTGAGGCGATCGGTCGGTCACCGCGTCTCGTGGCGGCAACTGATCATGTTGAGTACGTGCCGACGTGGGCGTGA
- the infC gene encoding translation initiation factor IF-3, producing MTEVFRCVPTHPWKEPPISETRINERIRVPEVRLVGPGGEQVGVVRVEDALRLAEEAGLDLVEVAPDAKPPVAKLMDYGKYKYEAAQKARDARRNQANTQLKEIRFRLKIDDHDFGVKKGHVERFLSQGDKVKVMIMFRGREQSRPEAGVRLLQRLAEEVGDLATVESMPRQDGRNMTMVLAPTKRKADAVNEQRKRREAERAERRDKRAERASKDQARAAQNNSAAG from the coding sequence GTGACGGAGGTTTTTCGTTGCGTCCCAACGCATCCGTGGAAGGAGCCACCCATCAGCGAGACTCGTATTAACGAGCGGATCCGCGTCCCCGAGGTCCGCCTCGTCGGACCCGGAGGGGAACAGGTCGGCGTTGTCCGTGTCGAGGACGCGCTTCGTCTTGCCGAGGAGGCAGGACTCGACCTCGTTGAGGTTGCGCCCGACGCTAAGCCGCCGGTTGCCAAACTCATGGACTATGGAAAATACAAATACGAAGCCGCTCAGAAGGCTCGCGATGCTCGACGTAACCAGGCGAACACGCAGCTCAAAGAGATTCGTTTCCGCTTGAAGATCGACGATCACGACTTCGGGGTCAAGAAAGGCCACGTCGAGCGTTTCCTCTCGCAGGGAGACAAAGTCAAGGTCATGATCATGTTCCGTGGCCGTGAGCAGTCGCGTCCCGAGGCAGGTGTTCGTCTGCTTCAGCGCCTGGCCGAAGAAGTTGGGGACCTGGCAACAGTTGAATCCATGCCCCGCCAAGATGGTCGCAATATGACGATGGTTCTGGCACCGACGAAGCGTAAAGCTGACGCGGTGAACGAGCAGCGTAAGCGCCGCGAAGCTGAACGGGCTGAACGACGCGATAAGCGTGCGGAACGTGCGTCGAAAGACCAGGCACGCGCCGCGCAGAACAACTCAGCTGCTGGCTGA
- the rpmI gene encoding 50S ribosomal protein L35 — protein MPKNKTHSGAKKRFRVTGSGKIMREQAGARHLLEHKSSRKTRRLASDQVLEKADVKRVKRLLGK, from the coding sequence ATGCCGAAGAACAAGACTCACTCGGGTGCCAAGAAGCGTTTCCGCGTGACCGGATCCGGGAAGATCATGCGCGAGCAGGCAGGTGCGCGTCACCTCCTCGAGCACAAGTCCAGCCGCAAGACCCGTCGCCTCGCCAGCGATCAGGTTCTGGAGAAGGCTGACGTTAAGCGCGTCAAGCGACTCCTGGGCAAGTGA
- the rplT gene encoding 50S ribosomal protein L20, whose protein sequence is MARVKRSINAKKKRRTVLEQASGYRGQRSRMYRKAKEQVTHSFVYSYRDRKARKGDFRRLWIQRINAASRAQGMTYNRFIQGLNLAGVEVDRRMLAELAVSDINAFNALVQVAKDALPADVNAPRA, encoded by the coding sequence ATGGCACGTGTTAAGCGTTCAATTAACGCCAAGAAGAAGCGTCGTACCGTTCTCGAGCAGGCCTCCGGTTACCGCGGCCAGCGCTCACGCATGTACCGCAAGGCCAAGGAGCAGGTCACTCACTCCTTCGTCTACTCCTACCGCGACCGCAAGGCTCGCAAGGGAGATTTCCGTCGCCTGTGGATCCAGCGCATCAACGCAGCGTCCCGCGCCCAGGGCATGACCTACAACCGCTTCATCCAGGGCCTGAACCTTGCTGGAGTTGAGGTTGACCGTCGCATGCTCGCTGAGCTTGCCGTCTCGGACATCAACGCCTTCAACGCGCTTGTCCAGGTTGCCAAGGACGCCCTCCCAGCGGACGTCAACGCTCCTCGCGCCTGA